From the genome of Variovorax sp. RA8, one region includes:
- a CDS encoding amino acid kinase family protein translates to MDKRDTNMHERRAWAMPTELQARASAGDRTSVMKFDGSSFATREHFGPVCQWLRRRLDEGGPRHRIVCVVSAPSGSAEQYRDTLLAHGISATVVAGNRIGLRTGVDYPRVRPQGINLTVLRQQLTQHQVVVVVPGGQASATRGGETTWRGTNSSDLSAIALAAALGEEELEIYSDVPGVFSCDPGIVDSATLIPRLPYAQAIQMATSGAKVLHHRAVQHALQNRLRVVCRRNRGNFETGTVLVADAAFQPAIVADARSQTFEASIGAAEDVAQQLAAADVPHVLMPGMQEGTRHVVVTCGFFDAWHFLATERQLPVVKQDTMLLTRVRLDGGVKRELVAPSALAARARELHHIHCAPASPQTRAPAETSAPADRAAAERAPGRPNGTKVPCHV, encoded by the coding sequence ATGGACAAGCGAGATACGAACATGCATGAGCGGCGAGCCTGGGCCATGCCGACTGAGCTGCAGGCCCGAGCGAGCGCCGGCGACAGGACGAGCGTGATGAAGTTCGACGGCTCCTCGTTCGCGACACGGGAGCACTTCGGCCCGGTTTGCCAGTGGCTGCGGCGCCGCCTCGACGAAGGCGGGCCACGCCACCGCATCGTCTGTGTGGTCAGCGCGCCGTCGGGGTCGGCCGAGCAGTACCGCGACACGCTGCTGGCGCACGGCATCAGTGCCACCGTGGTAGCGGGCAACCGGATCGGCCTGCGCACCGGCGTCGACTACCCTCGCGTTCGGCCGCAGGGGATCAACCTCACGGTGCTGCGCCAGCAACTGACACAGCACCAGGTGGTGGTGGTGGTGCCGGGCGGGCAAGCGTCGGCCACACGAGGCGGCGAGACCACCTGGCGGGGCACGAACAGCTCCGACCTCTCGGCCATCGCACTGGCCGCCGCGCTGGGGGAGGAGGAGCTGGAGATCTATTCCGACGTGCCGGGTGTGTTCAGCTGCGACCCCGGCATCGTCGACAGCGCGACGCTGATTCCGCGCCTGCCCTATGCACAGGCGATCCAGATGGCGACCTCGGGCGCGAAGGTGCTGCACCACCGCGCCGTCCAACATGCGCTGCAGAACCGGCTGCGCGTCGTATGCCGGCGCAACCGTGGCAACTTCGAGACCGGAACCGTGTTGGTGGCCGACGCCGCATTCCAGCCAGCCATCGTTGCCGACGCCCGTTCGCAGACTTTCGAAGCCAGCATCGGCGCCGCCGAAGACGTGGCGCAGCAATTGGCCGCCGCCGACGTGCCGCACGTGCTGATGCCCGGAATGCAGGAAGGCACGCGGCACGTGGTCGTCACCTGCGGTTTCTTCGATGCCTGGCACTTCCTTGCCACCGAGCGCCAGTTGCCGGTGGTCAAGCAAGACACGATGCTGCTGACACGCGTGCGGCTCGACGGCGGCGTCAAGCGCGAACTGGTCGCGCCGTCGGCGCTGGCTGCCCGGGCACGCGAACTGCACCACATCCATTGCGCGCCGGCGTCGCCGCAAACGCGGGCG
- a CDS encoding aldo/keto reductase, whose amino-acid sequence MSIPTTRLGRTGLTVSRLALGTMTFGLQTDESVSFRILDKATEAGINFLDTADVYPLGGTVETTGRTEEIIGRWLQSKGAGARRRFVIATKAVGKVGPNPWDQGASRKHLLDAIDDSLARLQTDHVDLYQLHSDDRATPLDESLEALDTIVRSGRARYVGVSNFLAYRLARAIGVSELRKLTRIVCVQPRYSLLFREIERELLPLAGEEGVGVIPYNPLAGGLLTGKYKTGAQPEDNTRFKLGTAGSMYQDRYWNERSFATVAQLHALAEEAGVPLATLAVAWVMANPLVTAPLLGASRPEQLDATIAAAAYTLDPALKQRLDELTAEYRKGDAPR is encoded by the coding sequence ATGAGCATCCCCACCACGCGCCTCGGCCGCACCGGCCTGACCGTCTCGCGCCTCGCGCTCGGCACCATGACGTTCGGCCTGCAGACCGACGAGTCGGTCTCGTTCCGCATCCTCGACAAGGCCACCGAGGCCGGCATCAATTTCCTCGACACCGCCGATGTCTATCCGCTCGGTGGCACGGTCGAGACGACCGGCCGCACCGAGGAGATCATCGGACGGTGGCTGCAATCGAAGGGCGCCGGCGCGCGCAGGCGCTTCGTCATCGCGACCAAGGCCGTCGGCAAGGTCGGCCCGAACCCTTGGGACCAGGGCGCGTCGCGCAAGCACCTGCTCGATGCCATCGATGATTCGCTTGCGCGCCTGCAGACCGACCATGTCGATCTCTACCAGCTGCACAGCGACGACCGCGCGACGCCGCTCGACGAGAGCCTGGAAGCGCTCGACACCATCGTCCGCTCGGGCCGCGCGCGCTATGTCGGCGTCTCGAACTTTCTGGCCTACCGGCTCGCGCGGGCCATCGGCGTGTCGGAGCTGCGCAAGCTCACGCGCATCGTGTGCGTGCAGCCACGCTACAGCCTGCTGTTCCGCGAGATCGAGCGCGAGCTGCTGCCGCTTGCCGGCGAGGAAGGCGTGGGCGTGATCCCCTACAACCCGCTCGCCGGCGGGCTGCTGACGGGCAAGTACAAGACTGGTGCCCAGCCGGAAGACAACACGCGCTTCAAGCTCGGCACGGCCGGCTCGATGTACCAGGACCGCTACTGGAACGAGCGCAGTTTCGCGACGGTCGCGCAGCTGCACGCCCTTGCCGAGGAAGCCGGCGTGCCGCTGGCGACCCTGGCAGTGGCGTGGGTGATGGCCAACCCGCTGGTCACCGCGCCGCTGCTGGGCGCCAGCCGGCCGGAGCAGTTGGATGCGACGATCGCGGCAGCCGCCTACACGCTCGACCCCGCACTCAAGCAGCGGCTCGACGAGCTGACCGCCGAGTACCGCAAGGGCGACGCGCCGCGCTGA
- the pdxH gene encoding pyridoxamine 5'-phosphate oxidase, which yields MTFPTDTLAALRKSYERAELDEASSAPDPLLQFERWLAEAIDAQLPEPNAMTLATVGSDLRPSTRIVLIKGCDARGIVWYTNYDSRKGQELAGNPWAALQFHWVELERVVRIEGRVGKVDEAESDAYFASRPLDSRIGAWASPQSQVISGRDVLVKNAALQAARHMLSPPRPPHWGGFRLVPDRWEFWQGRKSRLHDRLRYRREDGVWVRERLAP from the coding sequence ATGACTTTTCCGACCGACACCCTGGCCGCGCTGCGCAAGAGCTACGAGCGCGCCGAGCTGGACGAGGCGAGCAGCGCGCCCGACCCGCTCCTGCAGTTCGAGCGCTGGCTCGCCGAGGCCATCGATGCGCAATTGCCCGAACCCAACGCCATGACCCTGGCCACCGTCGGCAGCGACCTGCGGCCCTCGACCCGCATCGTGCTGATCAAGGGCTGCGACGCGCGCGGCATCGTCTGGTACACCAACTACGACAGCCGCAAGGGCCAGGAGCTCGCCGGCAATCCGTGGGCCGCGCTGCAGTTCCACTGGGTCGAGCTGGAACGCGTGGTGCGCATCGAGGGCCGGGTCGGCAAGGTCGACGAGGCCGAGAGCGACGCCTATTTCGCCAGCCGCCCCCTCGACTCGCGCATCGGCGCATGGGCCAGCCCGCAGAGCCAGGTCATCAGCGGGCGGGACGTGCTGGTGAAGAACGCAGCGCTGCAGGCCGCGAGGCACATGCTCTCGCCGCCGCGGCCGCCGCACTGGGGCGGCTTTCGGCTGGTGCCCGACCGCTGGGAGTTCTGGCAGGGTCGCAAGAGCCGGCTGCACGACCGGCTGCGCTATCGGCGCGAGGACGGCGTGTGGGTGCGCGAGCGGTTGGCGCCCTAA
- a CDS encoding nucleotidyltransferase family protein, producing MELRAPTVIVLASGRGERFIASGGTTHKLSALLGGRPVLEHTLGAVRESGLPWHLEDAGHPGMGDSIAAAVRAAADAGGWLILPADLPLVQPATLRRIAEVLSQSSSQWQAVQPVHAGARGHPVGFAASNGAALMALAGPLGAASVLRGLRATNSVGEVEVDDAGVVTDIDTLDDLARAEALLLQRRKVSAA from the coding sequence ATGGAATTGCGTGCTCCCACCGTGATCGTCCTCGCCTCCGGCCGCGGAGAGCGCTTTATCGCGTCCGGCGGCACGACGCACAAGCTGTCGGCTTTGCTGGGTGGGCGGCCCGTGCTGGAGCACACGCTGGGGGCGGTGCGCGAGAGCGGGCTGCCATGGCACCTGGAAGACGCGGGTCACCCGGGCATGGGCGATTCGATCGCGGCGGCCGTTCGCGCGGCGGCGGATGCGGGCGGCTGGCTGATCCTGCCGGCGGACCTTCCGCTGGTGCAGCCCGCGACCTTGCGGCGCATCGCCGAGGTCTTGTCGCAATCCTCGTCGCAATGGCAGGCGGTGCAGCCCGTGCATGCGGGGGCGCGCGGCCATCCGGTGGGCTTCGCGGCATCGAACGGTGCGGCGCTCATGGCGCTGGCGGGGCCGCTGGGCGCGGCATCCGTGCTGCGCGGCTTGCGCGCGACGAATTCCGTGGGGGAGGTGGAGGTCGACGATGCCGGTGTCGTGACGGACATCGATACGCTCGACGACCTCGCGCGGGCGGAGGCGCTGCTGCTGCAGCGGCGCAAGGTCAGCGCCGCGTGA
- a CDS encoding superoxide dismutase family protein, translating into MFPRLIVPALAIATAASLLAGCGTLGGKASAIASLAPTGAISPNPTTGNVTFTALDHGVRVAGEVRGFAPGTEHGFHIHEKGDCGDNGNASGGHFNPAGGTHGKFSAPGSHAGELPSLVADASGTARFSVDVHSISLTDGAANNVVGRALVVHRDRDDFTSQPAGNSGPRIACALITRR; encoded by the coding sequence ATGTTCCCTCGCCTCATCGTCCCCGCCCTTGCCATCGCAACAGCAGCCAGCCTGCTGGCGGGCTGCGGCACGCTGGGAGGGAAGGCGAGCGCCATCGCCAGCCTGGCGCCGACCGGCGCGATCTCGCCCAACCCGACCACGGGCAACGTGACCTTCACCGCGCTCGATCACGGCGTGCGCGTGGCCGGCGAGGTGCGCGGCTTCGCGCCGGGCACGGAGCACGGCTTCCACATCCATGAAAAGGGCGACTGCGGCGACAACGGCAACGCTTCCGGCGGCCACTTCAATCCGGCCGGCGGCACGCACGGCAAGTTCAGCGCGCCCGGCAGCCACGCCGGCGAGCTGCCCAGCCTCGTGGCCGATGCCAGCGGCACCGCGCGCTTCAGCGTCGACGTGCACTCGATCTCGCTGACCGACGGCGCCGCCAACAACGTGGTCGGCCGCGCGCTCGTCGTGCACCGCGACCGGGACGACTTCACCTCGCAGCCGGCCGGCAACTCGGGACCGCGCATCGCCTGCGCGCTGATCACGCGGCGCTGA
- a CDS encoding gamma-glutamylcyclotransferase has translation MNHDGEILGAAALQPEGNPGPPGLDPLPKPLRDPKPMLDRVIDEWGGHEDLWVFGYGSLIWRPEFGFIERHPARVHGWHRALKMWSRVNRGTVENPGLVFGLLSGGSCRGMVFRVPAADGLETLGRLWLREMPTGVYDPRWLDCTTPHGSVRALAFTLSRRSPNFTGTLDDERYRHIFANAAGRYGSSLDYAQQTLLELRRHSIHDAALARLVRLAQASAAAHRLSAPPDCGGPAAPVYPAASSSDSSTKE, from the coding sequence GTGAACCATGACGGCGAAATTCTAGGCGCGGCTGCGTTGCAGCCCGAAGGCAATCCCGGCCCGCCCGGGCTCGACCCCCTGCCCAAGCCCCTGCGCGACCCGAAACCGATGCTCGATCGCGTGATCGACGAATGGGGCGGCCACGAGGATCTCTGGGTGTTCGGCTACGGCTCGCTGATCTGGCGCCCGGAGTTCGGCTTCATCGAGCGCCATCCCGCCCGGGTGCACGGCTGGCACCGGGCGCTCAAGATGTGGAGCCGCGTCAACCGCGGCACGGTCGAGAACCCCGGCCTGGTGTTCGGGCTGCTCTCGGGCGGCAGCTGCCGCGGCATGGTGTTTCGCGTGCCGGCGGCCGATGGCCTGGAGACGCTGGGCCGGCTGTGGCTGCGCGAGATGCCGACGGGCGTCTACGACCCGAGGTGGCTCGACTGCACCACCCCCCACGGCTCGGTGCGGGCGCTGGCCTTCACGCTGTCGCGGCGCAGCCCCAATTTCACCGGCACGCTGGACGACGAGCGCTACCGCCACATCTTCGCCAACGCGGCCGGCCGCTACGGCAGCTCGCTGGACTACGCGCAGCAGACCTTGCTGGAGCTGCGGCGCCATTCGATCCACGACGCGGCGCTGGCGCGACTGGTCAGACTGGCGCAAGCCAGTGCGGCAGCACACCGGCTGTCGGCGCCACCCGATTGCGGCGGGCCGGCAGCTCCGGTATACCCTGCGGCATCTTCATCCGATTCTTCAACCAAGGAGTAG
- a CDS encoding OmpA family protein, whose protein sequence is MSAVADDESQQNFILAFVLGLIALVIMFVIGIVLYSHNHTARPATAMAAAPATTVAVVTETVSVVIPDGASIRVVGDTVNFYFATASADLAPRAAEALAAVIKGVEAGRRAVVSGFHDTTGEPALNEQLAQKRAEIVRDVLTGLGVPAAKIDLRKPAVTTGSGSDAQARRVEVKLID, encoded by the coding sequence ATGTCAGCAGTCGCCGACGACGAGAGCCAGCAGAATTTCATTCTTGCGTTCGTGCTGGGGCTGATCGCCCTGGTGATCATGTTCGTGATTGGCATCGTGCTCTACAGCCACAACCACACGGCGCGCCCGGCAACGGCCATGGCCGCCGCGCCGGCGACGACCGTGGCCGTGGTGACCGAGACCGTGTCGGTGGTCATCCCCGACGGCGCCAGCATCCGCGTCGTGGGCGACACGGTGAACTTCTATTTCGCCACTGCCAGTGCCGACCTGGCCCCGCGCGCGGCCGAGGCGCTTGCCGCGGTGATCAAGGGCGTGGAGGCCGGTCGCAGGGCGGTGGTCTCGGGCTTCCACGACACCACCGGTGAGCCGGCCCTCAACGAGCAACTGGCGCAGAAGCGCGCCGAGATCGTGCGCGATGTCCTCACCGGCCTGGGCGTGCCGGCCGCGAAGATCGACCTGCGCAAGCCCGCCGTGACCACCGGCTCGGGAAGCGATGCGCAGGCGCGCCGCGTCGAAGTCAAGCTGATCGATTGA
- the edd gene encoding phosphogluconate dehydratase, whose product MTPHPTVRDVTERIRARSLDPRSAYLQRLNEIRQRDRGSDRMGCANVAHAVAGIPAADKIKVVAERAPNIGVVTAYNDMLSAHAPYQGYPDIIKHEARRLGATAQVAGGVPAMCDGVTQGTSGMELSLFSRDVIAMGTAVALTHDMFDAALLLGVCDKIVPGLLIGALHFGHLPTVFVPAGPMPSGLSNSAKAKVREQAAQGLVGRQGLLDAEMQAYHAQGTCTFYGTANSNQMLLEAMGLHVPGTAFIQPGDAMREALTREAVRTVLGRAAEKPYAVPPIGELVDERAIVNAMAALLATGGSTNHLIHWVAVARAAGILIDWNDFSELSEVVPLLTRVYPNGSADVNEFQAAGGPGFVIGELLDAGLMHADVLTVRAAGLREYANIPSLAGAPSEEHVLKWHPAAPSKNEAVARPASAPFSPTGGLKLLSGNLGRSVIKVSSVPDDRHVIEAPARVFDSQGALQQAFNAGELERDVVCVVRWQGPQANGMPELHKLTPPLSVLQGKGFRVALVTDGRMSGASGRVPAAIHVSPEAAAGGPLAKVRDGDLIRLDAVAGTLAVLLPADEWAERETATMPDALRTENGHGLGRDLFAGMRRNALTAEEGACTWL is encoded by the coding sequence ATGACCCCACATCCCACCGTCCGCGATGTCACCGAACGCATCCGTGCGCGCAGTCTCGACCCGAGAAGCGCCTACCTCCAGCGACTGAACGAGATCCGCCAGCGCGACCGCGGCTCCGACCGCATGGGCTGCGCCAACGTCGCGCATGCGGTGGCCGGCATCCCGGCTGCCGACAAGATCAAGGTGGTGGCCGAGCGTGCGCCCAACATCGGCGTCGTCACCGCCTACAACGACATGCTCTCGGCCCACGCGCCGTACCAGGGCTATCCCGACATCATCAAGCATGAGGCGCGCCGCCTCGGCGCCACGGCGCAAGTAGCGGGCGGCGTGCCCGCGATGTGCGACGGCGTCACGCAGGGCACGTCGGGCATGGAGCTGAGCCTGTTCAGCCGCGACGTGATCGCGATGGGGACGGCCGTGGCGCTGACGCACGACATGTTCGACGCGGCGCTGCTGCTCGGCGTGTGCGACAAGATCGTGCCGGGCCTGCTGATCGGCGCGCTGCATTTCGGGCATCTGCCCACCGTCTTCGTGCCCGCGGGCCCGATGCCATCGGGCCTGTCGAACAGCGCCAAGGCCAAGGTGCGCGAGCAGGCGGCGCAGGGGCTGGTGGGCCGCCAAGGCCTGCTCGACGCGGAGATGCAGGCCTATCACGCGCAGGGGACCTGCACCTTCTACGGCACTGCCAACAGCAACCAGATGCTGCTGGAGGCGATGGGCCTGCATGTGCCAGGCACCGCCTTCATCCAGCCCGGCGATGCCATGCGCGAGGCGCTCACGCGCGAGGCGGTGCGCACCGTGCTCGGGCGCGCGGCGGAAAAGCCCTATGCCGTGCCGCCGATCGGCGAGCTGGTCGACGAGCGCGCCATCGTCAACGCCATGGCCGCGCTGCTCGCCACCGGCGGCTCGACCAACCACCTCATTCACTGGGTCGCGGTCGCGCGCGCGGCCGGCATCCTGATCGACTGGAACGACTTCTCCGAACTGTCCGAAGTGGTGCCGCTGCTCACGCGCGTCTATCCCAACGGCAGCGCCGACGTGAACGAGTTCCAGGCCGCGGGCGGCCCGGGCTTCGTGATCGGCGAACTGCTCGACGCCGGCCTGATGCATGCGGACGTGCTCACGGTGCGCGCCGCGGGCCTGCGCGAGTACGCGAACATCCCGAGCCTGGCCGGTGCGCCATCCGAGGAGCACGTGCTGAAGTGGCATCCCGCCGCGCCCTCGAAGAACGAGGCCGTGGCACGCCCTGCCTCGGCGCCCTTCAGCCCTACCGGTGGCCTGAAGCTGCTGAGCGGCAACCTGGGCCGCAGCGTGATCAAGGTGTCCTCCGTGCCGGACGACCGGCATGTGATCGAGGCGCCGGCGCGCGTCTTCGACTCGCAAGGCGCGCTGCAGCAGGCCTTCAATGCCGGCGAACTGGAGCGCGACGTGGTCTGCGTGGTGCGCTGGCAGGGGCCGCAGGCCAACGGCATGCCCGAGCTGCACAAGCTGACGCCGCCCCTGTCGGTGCTGCAGGGCAAGGGCTTCCGCGTGGCGCTGGTCACCGATGGCCGCATGAGCGGCGCCTCGGGCAGGGTGCCGGCAGCGATCCACGTCTCGCCGGAGGCCGCGGCCGGTGGCCCGCTCGCCAAGGTGCGCGACGGCGACCTGATCCGCCTCGATGCGGTGGCCGGCACGCTGGCCGTGCTGTTGCCGGCCGACGAATGGGCCGAGAGAGAAACCGCAACCATGCCCGATGCCCTGCGCACCGAGAACGGTCACGGCCTTGGCCGCGACCTGTTCGCCGGCATGCGCCGCAATGCCTTGACCGCCGAAGAAGGAGCCTGCACATGGCTGTAG
- the eda gene encoding bifunctional 4-hydroxy-2-oxoglutarate aldolase/2-dehydro-3-deoxy-phosphogluconate aldolase, with translation MAVETKTLTALEVMRDAPVIPVIVLHDVKDAVPLARALVAGGIRMLEVTLRTREALECIEIIAKEVPDAVPGAGTIRSAADAQASALAGARFGVSPGYTRAVGKACHDLGLPLLPGVATGSEIMLAEEDGFTELKFFPAVQAGGIAMLKAWQGPFSEVKFCPTGGVTAANAHEFLSLANVACVGGSWIVPTDAIAAGDWGRIEALAREASQLAR, from the coding sequence ATGGCTGTAGAAACGAAGACCCTCACCGCCCTCGAGGTGATGCGGGATGCGCCCGTGATCCCCGTGATCGTGCTGCACGACGTCAAGGACGCGGTGCCGCTGGCGCGTGCGCTGGTGGCCGGGGGCATCCGCATGCTCGAGGTGACGCTGCGCACGCGCGAGGCCCTCGAATGCATCGAGATCATCGCCAAGGAGGTGCCCGATGCGGTGCCCGGGGCCGGCACCATCCGCAGCGCGGCCGATGCCCAGGCTTCGGCGCTGGCCGGCGCCAGGTTCGGCGTGAGCCCGGGCTACACGCGCGCGGTCGGCAAGGCCTGCCACGACCTCGGACTGCCGCTGCTGCCCGGCGTGGCGACGGGCAGCGAGATCATGCTGGCCGAAGAGGACGGCTTTACCGAGCTCAAGTTCTTCCCGGCCGTGCAGGCCGGAGGGATCGCCATGCTCAAGGCCTGGCAAGGTCCATTCTCCGAAGTGAAGTTCTGCCCCACGGGCGGCGTCACGGCGGCCAATGCGCACGAGTTCCTGTCGCTCGCCAACGTGGCCTGCGTCGGCGGCTCGTGGATCGTGCCCACCGATGCAATTGCTGCGGGCGACTGGGGCCGCATCGAGGCGCTGGCGCGCGAGGCGAGCCAGCTCGCACGATGA
- a CDS encoding haloacid dehalogenase type II has product MNGDFDPGDLKVIAFDVFGTVVDWYAGIAAEAERLLPGIDGGAFALAWRAGYQPAMKSVMERLAAGEGGFTLLDELHMGMLEGVLRDFSVEPLDAARKRELNKAWHRLPAWPDAVEGLARLRRKYIVCTLSNGNIGLLTEMAKNAGLPWDCVLSAEVFKAYKPDPRTYLGVAAVFDVTPSQVMLAAAHHDDLAAARGCGLRTGYIERPLEFGPDRPKDVSPRADNTLHARDIGALADLLGC; this is encoded by the coding sequence ATGAACGGCGACTTCGATCCGGGCGATCTCAAGGTCATCGCCTTCGACGTCTTCGGCACCGTGGTCGACTGGTATGCCGGCATTGCCGCCGAGGCCGAGCGCCTGCTGCCCGGCATCGACGGCGGCGCCTTCGCGCTGGCCTGGCGCGCCGGCTACCAGCCGGCGATGAAGAGCGTGATGGAGCGGCTGGCAGCGGGCGAGGGCGGCTTCACGCTGCTCGACGAGCTGCACATGGGCATGCTCGAAGGCGTGCTGCGCGACTTCAGCGTCGAGCCGCTCGACGCGGCGCGCAAGCGCGAGCTCAACAAGGCCTGGCACCGGCTGCCGGCCTGGCCTGACGCGGTCGAGGGGCTGGCGCGGCTCAGGCGCAAGTACATTGTCTGCACGCTGTCCAACGGCAACATCGGCCTCTTGACGGAGATGGCCAAGAACGCCGGCCTGCCCTGGGACTGCGTGCTGTCTGCCGAGGTCTTCAAGGCCTACAAGCCCGATCCGCGCACCTACCTCGGCGTGGCCGCGGTGTTCGACGTGACGCCCAGCCAGGTCATGCTGGCCGCGGCGCACCACGACGACCTGGCCGCGGCGCGCGGCTGCGGCCTGCGCACCGGCTACATCGAGCGTCCGTTGGAATTCGGACCGGATCGGCCCAAGGACGTCTCGCCACGCGCCGACAACACGCTGCATGCACGCGATATCGGGGCGCTGGCGGATCTGCTGGGCTGTTGA
- the gloA gene encoding lactoylglutathione lyase, which produces MRFLHTMLRVGDLQRSIDFYTRVLGMQLLRTSENPEYKYSLAFVGYEGNPAQAEIELTYNWGTDKYELGTAYGHIALGVPDAYAACEKIRAAGGNVTREPGPVKGGTTVIAFVTDPDGYKIELIQRANEAGGAGLR; this is translated from the coding sequence ATGCGATTTCTCCACACCATGCTGCGCGTCGGCGACCTGCAGCGCTCCATCGACTTCTACACCCGCGTGCTCGGCATGCAGCTGCTGCGCACCTCCGAGAATCCCGAATACAAGTACAGCCTGGCCTTTGTCGGCTACGAGGGCAACCCGGCACAGGCCGAGATCGAGCTGACCTACAACTGGGGCACCGACAAGTACGAGCTGGGCACGGCCTACGGCCACATCGCGCTGGGCGTGCCCGACGCCTATGCGGCCTGCGAGAAGATCAGGGCCGCGGGTGGCAACGTCACGCGCGAGCCGGGGCCGGTGAAGGGCGGAACCACGGTGATCGCGTTCGTGACGGACCCTGACGGGTACAAGATAGAGCTCATCCAGCGCGCCAACGAAGCCGGCGGCGCGGGGCTGCGCTGA
- a CDS encoding ABC transporter ATP-binding protein, producing MSAALQLDDVRLAYESARGLHTVVDGFSLTLDAGRIGCLLGPSGCGKTTVLRAIAGFEPVRAGSIRLGERLLSSAKVHLPPEQRRVGMMFQEYALFPHLTAAQNVGFGLRRRPQGEQRARVAEMLALVGLAESGGRYPHELSGGQQQRIALARALAPSPALLLLDEPFSNLDAATRERLTVEVREILKAAGQTAVLVTHNETEAQAMADHIGLMHNGRLTRWAG from the coding sequence ATGAGCGCCGCCCTGCAACTCGATGACGTGCGCCTCGCCTACGAAAGCGCACGCGGCCTGCACACCGTGGTCGACGGCTTCTCGCTCACGCTCGACGCGGGCCGCATCGGCTGTCTGCTCGGCCCCTCCGGCTGCGGCAAGACCACGGTGCTGCGCGCCATCGCGGGCTTCGAACCCGTGCGCGCTGGCAGCATCCGCCTCGGCGAGCGGCTGCTGTCCTCCGCCAAGGTCCACCTCCCGCCCGAGCAGCGGCGGGTCGGCATGATGTTCCAGGAATACGCGCTGTTCCCGCACCTCACGGCCGCGCAGAACGTGGGCTTCGGCCTGCGGCGGCGGCCTCAGGGGGAGCAGCGCGCACGCGTGGCCGAGATGCTCGCGCTGGTCGGGCTGGCCGAGTCCGGCGGACGCTATCCGCACGAGCTCTCCGGCGGCCAGCAGCAGCGCATCGCGCTGGCCCGCGCGCTCGCGCCCTCGCCCGCACTGCTGCTGTTGGACGAGCCCTTCTCCAACCTCGATGCGGCAACGCGAGAACGGCTCACCGTCGAAGTGCGCGAGATCCTCAAGGCCGCCGGCCAGACGGCGGTGCTCGTCACGCACAACGAGACCGAGGCGCAGGCCATGGCCGACCACATCGGCCTGATGCACAACGGCCGGCTCACGCGCTGGGCCGGCTAG